A stretch of Episyrphus balteatus chromosome 2, idEpiBalt1.1, whole genome shotgun sequence DNA encodes these proteins:
- the LOC129908541 gene encoding nurim homolog, which yields MASIKQLFVFLLSLITFVYSFYVIGKLMMFLSQPKSIPLAYTWVFNLLDNHAKIATAFPAIVYDTLYIIAFIFQHSFMKSSFIKKIIQNIGLGVAERSIYSLTSSLCLHYLIKNWNSAQTIVLWQIDVTSSNVLWWTFMLVHGFSWMVIYGGSIIMDLPEILGLKQAYYDLKEYAPPMAYKSFELRHLYSHVRHPSFVGLTTILWAVNLMTIDRLVLASLLTTYMYVAWSTDHNDIIYQKCQLKRKSNELKCNMH from the exons ATGGCTTCAATCAAACaattatttgtatttcttttatctCTAATAACTTTTGTGTATTCATTTTATGTAATTGGCAAATTAATGATGTTTTTATCTCAACCAAAAAGTATCCCTTTGGCTTACACTTGGGTGTTTAATTTGCTTGATAATCATGCAAAAATTGCAACAGCTTTCCCAGCTATAGTTTATGATACGCTTTACATAATTGCATTCATATTCCAGCATAGTTTTATGAAATCTTcatttattaagaaaattattcaaaatattgGCTTGGGTGTTGCAGAGCGTTCTATTTATAGTCTGACGTCATCGCTGTGTTTACAT TACCTGATCAAAAATTGGAACTCTGCACAAACAATTGTTTTATGGCAAATTGATGTGACGTCGAGTAATGTGCTTTGGTGGACTTTTATGTTGGTTCATGGATTTTCATGGATGGTGATTTATGGAGGAAGCATTATTATGGATTTACCAGAAATTCTTGGTCTTAAACAA GCTTATTACGACTTGAAAGAGTATGCACCTCCAATGGCATATAAATCATTCGAATTGAGACATCTTTATTCGCATGTTCGTCATCCGTCTTTTGTTGGACTAACCACAATCTTATGGGCTGTTAATTTGATGACAATTGATCGACTTGTTTTGGCTTCTCTGTTAACAACTTACATGTATGTGGCTTGGTCAACAGATCATAATGatataatttatcaaaaatgtcAACTTAAACGGAAATCAAATGAACTTAAATGCAATatgcattaa
- the LOC129908535 gene encoding proton-coupled amino acid transporter-like protein CG1139 → MGATKKVDKKLEENDYDPHEHRNVKIPTTNTETFIHFLKASIGTGVLAMPSAFSNAGYINGLILTAIIGSIALYCLHLVINSMYELCKRKRIPYLTYPEAMTVAFQEGPPVLRCFAKIATPFVDGFLAFYHFGICCVYVVFIAESIKQIVDEYLIVLDLRIHMCFVLIPLFLIFSIRQLKHLVPFSSFANVLMFVGFGVVLYYIFVQLPPISQREAFTKVTRLPLFFGTVLFSLEAVGVVIAIEQNMKTPKAYTGKFGILNRGMFIVLGLYMGLGFFGYWKYGEEAKGSVTLNIPQDEILAQVIKIFFAVTTLISYALQGYVTADIIWNHYLIKKTTEKSNLVLYELLVRAGIVLLTFLCAIAIPDLSLFLSLVGAFCLSILGLIFPALLELCCRYSTSYGKFKFHLFKDIFLVVFGIFGGVIGTYVSISEIVEAYN, encoded by the exons ATGGGTGCCACAAAGAAAGT AGACAAAAAACTAGAAGAAAATGATTATGATCCACATGAGCATAGGAATGTCAAAATTCCTACAAC AAATACAGAAACCTTTATTCACTTCTTAAAAGCGTCGATCGGCACCGGAGTCTTGGCTATGCCAAGTGCATTTAGCAATGCTGGATACAtaaatggtttgattttaacagCAATTATCGGATCAATCGCACTTTACTGCCTACATCTTGTG attAATTCAATGTACGAATTATGCAAAAGGAAACGAATACCATATTTAACTTATCCTGAAGCTATGACAGTAGCATTTCAAGAAGGACCACCTGTCTTAAGGTGTTTTGCTAAAATTGCAAC GCCCTTTGTAGACGGTTTCCTCGCTTTTTATCACTTTGGCATCTGTTGTGTTTATGTGGTTTTTATAGCGGAAAGTATTAAACAAATCGTAGATGAGTACCTTATTGTCCTTGATCTGCGGATACATATGTGCTTTGTTCTGATACCACTTTTCCTAATATTCAGCATCAGGCAGCTGAAACACCTTGTACCATTTTCATCCTTTGCTAATGTTTTGATGTTTGTTG GCTTTGGTGTTGTCCTTTACTATATTTTCGTTCAATTGCCACCAATATCGCAGAGAGAGGCATTTACAAAAGTTACAAGGCTACCACTGTTCTTCGGAACTGTCCTATTTTCTCTAGAAGCTGTTGGAGTG GTTATAGCCATTGAGCAAAATATGAAAACCCCAAAAGCTTATACTGGgaaatttggaattttaaacCGTGGAATGTTCATTGTTTTGGGCTTGTACATGGGTTTGGGATTTTTTGGTTATTGGAAGTATGGTGAAGAGGCGAAAGGCAGTGTGACCCTAAATATACCACAGGATGAAAT tCTTGCTCAAGTTATCAAAATATTCTTCGCTGTTACAACACTAATTTCATATGCACTTCAAGGATATGTGACAGCTGATATCATTTGGAAtcattatttgataaaaaagacaACAGAAAAGTCAAATCTTGTTCTCTATGAACTTCTCGTTAGAGCTGGAATAGTTCTTCTTACAT tCTTATGTGCTATAGCTATTCCAGATCTATCACTATTTTTGTCACTGGTAGGTGCATTTTGTTTATCAATTTTAGGACTTATATTCCCAGCATTATTGGAATTATGCTGCAGATATTCAACAAGTTATGGCAAATTTAAATTCCATTTATTCAAAGATATATTTCTTGTGGTATTTGGAATTTTCGGTGGTGTAATTGGAACCTATGTTAGTATTTCAGAAATAGTCGAAGCTTATAAttag
- the LOC129908533 gene encoding proton-coupled amino acid transporter-like protein CG1139, with the protein MSRNLNGHNNAAFVNDSDKAIQAGDKPHFSLELTEKGKISLQNDYDPYAQRTVEHPTTNSETMFHLLKGSLGTGILAMPNAFRNSGWLTGTIGTLVIGAICTYCIHLLIKAEYELCRRKKTPSMGYPEVAEAGFGEGPPFFKKWVPYIGHTVNVFLLIYQLGTCCVYVVFVSSNIKSVCDSYTSEPIDVRMYMVFVLLPLILINWVRNLKYLAPFSTIANAITMVSFGIICYYIFRDGVSMEGKDAFANYSTFPLFFGTVLFALEAIGVILPLENEMKTPKAFGGSCGVLNNSMFLIVFLYVGMGLFGYLKYGAEVEGSITLNLPDKEILAQCVKGLLAFAIFITHGLACYVAIDITWNDYVAKKLGPQRKKLFWEYFVRTAIVLVTFLLAVAIPNLELFISLFGALCLSALGLAFPALIQVCTHWYDKKGSAKVWLVVSNSFLVIVGVLGLVIGTYTSLAEIIKTFFEDE; encoded by the exons ATGAGTAGAAATCTAAATGGACACAATAATGCGGCTTTTGTTAATGACAGTGACAAAGCAATACAAGCTGGCGACAAGCCCCACTTTAGTCTTGAGCTGACGGAAAAGGGTAAAATCTCTTTACAAAATGATTACGATCCCTATGCACAAAGAACTGTGGAGCATCCCACAAC AAATTCGGAAACAATGTTCCATTTGTTGAAGGGATCTCTTGGAACTGGTATTCTAGCTATGCCAAATGCCTTCAGAAATTCTGGCTGGCTCACTGGAACAATAGGAACTCTTGTTATTGGAGCAATATGCACATATTGTATTCACCTGCTTATCAAAGCTGAATATGAATTGTGTAGGCGGAAAAAAACACCCAGTATGGGTTATCCAGAAGTTGCTGAGGCAGGATTTGGTGAAGGACCACCATTCTTCAAAAAATGGGTTCCATATATTGG TCACACAGTCAACGTATTTCTGTTAATCTATCAACTTGGAACATGTTGCGTGTATGTTGTCTTTGTTTCTTCCAACATTAAATCTGTATGTGATTCTTATACCTCCGAACCAATCGATGTTAGAATGTACatggtttttgttttactgCCTTTAATTTTGATCAATTGg GTTCGAAACCTTAAATATTTGGCACCATTTTCAACAATTGCCAATGCAATTACAATGGTTTCTTTTGGAATCATTTGTTATTATATTTTCCGTGATGGTGTATCAATGGAAGGAAAAGATGCATTTGCTAATTACTCAACTTTCCCATTGTTTTTCGGAACAGTGTTGTTTGCATTGGAAGCTATTGGTGTG attctTCCActtgaaaatgaaatgaaaacacCCAAAGCTTTTGGCGGCAGTTGCGGAGTACTGAACAATTCTATGTTTTTGATTGTCTTCTTGTACGTTGGCATGGGATTATTTGGTTATTTGAAATATGGAGCCGAAGTTGAAGGATCCATTACTCTTAATTTACCTGACAAAGAAAT CTTGGCACAATGTGTGAAAGGTCTATTGGCATTTGCAATCTTCATCACTCACGGTTTAGCTTGTTATGTTGCCATCGATATCACATGGAATGACTATGTTGCCAAGAAATTGGGTCCTcaacgaaaaaaattgttttgggaATACTTTGTTAGAACTGCCATTGTCTTGGTCACAt TTCTTTTAGCTGTTGCCATTCCAAATTTGGAACTCTTCATTTCCCTGTTTGGAGCACTTTGTTTGTCAGCCTTAGGACTTGCCTTCCCAGCACTTATTCAAGTCTGTACCCATTGGTACGATAAGAAGGGTTCCGCAAAAGTGTGGCTCGTAGTAAGCAATTCTTTCCTTGTGATTGTTGGAGTACTTGGACTTGTTATCGGTACATACACGTCACTTGCTGAAATCATAAAAACCTTCTTCGAAGATGAATAA